One genomic segment of Plasmodium vivax chromosome 9, whole genome shotgun sequence includes these proteins:
- a CDS encoding WD domain, G-beta repeat domain containing protein (encoded by transcript PVX_091575A) translates to MIDYIKCECTKYAVPEEDSEPPISVSANAQNTLVAVVKNKRYVHVSKITGGKLAPCKAIFLGNRHKIVALEWSSQNDLLVLTIDMKCVIYKKGKNERWETTNVGITAEELLPTCACWHPHAHSFAIGFSSGVIFICSKGEDTNWKIEKLANHSGSVLFLQWSYSGHILCSCSMDSSAQLVCTSGAFRTLDEGIPDEGRTRTLPSIDELIEDRDLKRNDVIGKIECEGHVILHSSFSPSSKRVAVIASSFDDNRENQQIIICDYLKSAPNTQFVAWVGQTMQKCLFLDEDTLLVYGYEVFPILVECLSGEWTLSKVVLPQFSIKNLSIDFFYDKKGIQDIEDQCQHMSGNEIIGEIVAHSNNILQMCLLEPREGQEYAQFVTVSSDFNVVFWRFPCDSVERVGKPFLAS, encoded by the exons ATGATTGACTATATAAAATGCGAGTGTACCAAATATGCCGTGCCGGAGGAAGACTCTGAACCGCCAATAAGCGTCTCGGCCAACGCGCAGAACACGCTAGTGGCTGtcgtgaaaaataaaagatatgTACACGTGTCGAAAATAACAGGTGGAAAGTTGGCCCCATGTAAGGCGATATTCCTGGGG AACCGGCACAAAATCGTTGCCCTCGAATGGTCGAGCCAAAACGACCTGCTCGTACTCACCATCGACATGAAATGcgtcatatataaaaagggaaaaaacgaacgaTGGGAAACCACCAATGTTGGCATCACCGCAGAGGAACTCCTACCCACTTGTGCCTGTTGGCATCCACATGCCCATTCCTTCGCCATTGGATTCTCGTCCGGCGTTATATTCATTTgttcaaagggggaagataCCAATTGGAAGATCGAAAAGTTGGCAAATCACTCTGGGAGCGTTTTGTTCCTCCAGTGGAGCTATTCAG GGCATATACTGTGTAGCTGCTCGATGGACTCATCCGCTCAGCTCGTGTGCACATCGGGAGCGTTCCGCACCTTGGATGAAGGCATACCAGATGAAGGAAGAACTAG GACCCTCCCCAGTATTGATGAACTGATCGAGGACAGGGACTTGAAAAGAAACGACGTGATCGGCAAA ATCGAATGCGAAGGGCACGTCATTTTGCACAGCTCCTTTTCCCCATCGAGCAAAAGGGTCGCCGTAATAG ctAGCAGCTTCGACGACAACAGGGAAAACCAGCAAATAATAATTTGCGACTACCTCAAGTCCGCGCCCAACACGCAGTTCGTTGCTTGGGTTGGTCAGACGATGCAGAAGTGTCTCTTTTTGGATGAGGACACGCTGCTGGTT TACGGCTACGAAGTATTCCCCATCCTTGTAGAATGCCTGAGTGGGGAATGGACCCTATCGAAGGTGGTGCTGCCGCAGTTctcaattaaaaatttaagcaTTGATTTTTTCTATGACAAAAAAGGCATTCAAGATATAGAGGACCAGTGCCAGCACATGAGCGGGAACGAAATAATTGGAGAAATAGTTGCGCATTCGAATAACATCTTGCAGATGTGCCTGTTGGAGCCGCGGGAGGGTCAAGAATACGCCCAGTTTGTGACCGTGTCGAGCGATTTTAATGTTGTTTTTTGGCGCTTTCCTTGCGACAGCGTTGAGCGGGTTGGAAAaccttttttggctagctag